A genomic stretch from Lathyrus oleraceus cultivar Zhongwan6 chromosome 2, CAAS_Psat_ZW6_1.0, whole genome shotgun sequence includes:
- the LOC127119587 gene encoding protein NRT1/ PTR FAMILY 2.13 — translation MSEENNKTNHYESNGLSSSTKEKEQNIEKHGNKKPGGWKAMPFILGNETFERLAAFGLFANFMVYLTREFHLDQVHASNILNMWGGITNFAPLLGAFISDTYTGRFKAIAFGSFFSLLGMTVVTLTAWLPQLHPPSCSPQQQTLNQCVKATNSHVGFLFMGLIFLSIGSSGIRPCSIPFGVDQFDPTTEEGKKGINSFFNWYYTSFTVVLLITQTVIVYIQDSVSWKFGFAIPTLCMFCSIILFFVGRKIYVHVKPEGSILSSIAQVLVASYRKRKVKVPCEKVVDGIFYDPPLIGSAILSKLPSTNQFRVLDKGALIMEGDLNLDGTIVNQWNLVSIQQVEEVKCLARTFPIWAAGILGFTAMAQVGTFIVSQAMKMDRHLGPNFQIPAGSLGVVSFIIIGLWVPFYDRVCVPTLRKITKHEGGITLLQRIGIGMAFSIIAMIVAGYVEKIRRNVANSNPNPQGIAPMSVMWLFPQLILMGFCEAFNIIGLIEFFNRQFPDHMRSIANALFSCSFALANYVSSILVITVHNVTGTRSHPDWLTNDINVGRLDYFYYLLAGIGVFNLAYFVYVSQRYHYKGSVDIQEKQTQDVELGTKGELDYYTKEV, via the exons ATGAGTGAAGAGAATAACAAAACAAACCATTATGAGTCTAATGGTTTATCTTCTTCAACAAAAGAAAAGGAACAAAACATTGAAAAACATGGTAACAAAAAACCGGGAGGATGGAAGGCCATGCCTTTTATTTTAG GAAATGAAACATTTGAGAGATTAGCAGCATTCGGATTATTTGCTAACTTTATGGTTTATTTGACAAGAGAGTTTCATTTGGACCAAGTTCATGCTTCAAACATTCTTAATATGTGGGGTGGTATTACCAACTTTGCCCCTTTACTTGGAGCCTTCATTTCTGATACTTACACAGGTCGCTTCAAAGCTATAGCTTTTGGTTccttcttctcattactg GGTATGACAGTTGTGACATTAACAGCATGGTTACCTCAGTTACATCCTCCATCATGTTCACCTCAACAACAAACATTGAATCAATGTGTTAAAGCTACAAATTCTCACGTTGGTTTTCTGTTCATGGGACTTATATTTCTAAGCATAGGTTCTTCAGGTATAAGACCGTGTAGCATACCTTTTGGTGTTGACCAGTTTGACCCTACAACAGAAGAAGGAAAAAAAGGAATCAATAGTTTTTTCAATTGGTATTATACTTCATTTACTGTGGTGTTATTAATCACTCAAACTGTGATTGTTTATATCCAAGATTCAGTTAGTTGGAAATTTGGTTTTGCTATACCAACTTTGTGTATGTTTTGTTCCATAATCTTGTTCTTTGTTGGAAGAAAGATTTATGTCCATGTGAAGCCGGAAGGAAGCATTTTGTCTAGTATTGCACAAGTTTTAGTTGCTTCTTATAGAAAAAGGAAAGTTAAGGTTCCTTGTGAGAAGGTGGTGGATGGGATTTTTTATGATCCTCCATTGATTGGGAGTGCTATTTTGTCAAAGCTACCTTCAACTAACCAATTTAG GGTTTTGGATAAAGGAGCTCTAATAATGGAGGGTGATTTAAACCTAGATGGAACCATAGTAAATCAGTGGAATCTTGTGAGCATCCAACAAGTAGAAGAGGTAAAATGTTTAGCAAGAACATTTCCAATTTGGGCAGCGGGAATCCTCGGTTTCACCGCGATGGCCCAAGTAGGAACATTTATTGTTTCGCAAGCCATGAAAATGGACAGACACCTAGGCCCGAATTTCCAAATCCCGGCCGGTTCACTCGGGGTCGTATCATTCATCATCATAGGTTTATGGGTCCCGTTCTACGACCGGGTTTGCGTACCAACCCTAAGAAAAATCACAAAACATGAGGGTGGTATAACTCTCCTCCAAAGAATCGGAATCGGCATGGCTTTTTCAATCATAGCAATGATCGTAGCTGGTTATGTTGAAAAAATTAGAAGAAATGTCGCGAATTCGAATCCAAATCCACAAGGGATTGCACCAATGTCGGTAATGTGGCTATTCCCACAACTAATCTTGATGGGATTTTGTGAAGCATTCAACATCATTGGACTAATTGAATTCTTCAATAGACAATTTCCTGACCATATGAGAAGTATTGCTAATGCTTTGTTCTCTTGCTCATTTGCTTTGGCTAACTATGTTAGTAGCATTTTGGTGATAACAGTTCATAATGTCACTGGAACACGTAGCCATCCAGATTGGTTGACAAATGATATCAATGTTGGAAGATTAGATTACTTTTACTACCTTTTAGCTGGAATTGGAGTTTTCAACTTGGCTTATTTTGTTTATGTTTCTCAAAGATATCATTATAAGGGAAGTGTTGATATTCAAGAGAAACAAACTCAAGATGTGGAGCTAGGTACAAAAGGAGAACTAGATTACTATACAAAAGAAGTATGA